One Littorina saxatilis isolate snail1 linkage group LG14, US_GU_Lsax_2.0, whole genome shotgun sequence genomic region harbors:
- the LOC138946915 gene encoding uncharacterized protein: MCRWLLSCEMYEGKNIHYSPVDNKPLCSFSQKQCNQRRLNGYGFCVRHILEDPTAPFRRCAYVAKSSQHLCTQAIPYGESRQYCNNHMQVLGMLPRRERKPKKEKDKDKDKDKDKDKDNVTTASDSNKMTFGDRLKSKKLSMSKTANSPLLGKVLNPVDDPDDPYAFHDAIPEGSPVSSSQMGGMSGGLADMASRSPYPQSLPSPSQSRTPGDMMGGGGLSKAKLYPELAEKLEKVRMTQETKPTKSRARISRTMNKLQTKIAQNKIKDKLRKSQESSQAEFSPSQVASPERMALNAATAALLHSGIVGSDFGAVAGSDANSIGLSPSHLHPLTLPGLGLPGIDGGSGRGVGATGLPGAGSRLLGMERLAAESLPPQLLSSLHLLPPPYPGPPLQREQHFSPTHGQVVGPGHSPIDKPPVTTTLPSHTPVSPFLSFSQASSVSAPVVSPAQSQPQHVRQQRPLPHPRQQPSQQQPSHQPQASQAAVFAGLPKELWSSPHHLSVLNQSLPGRQSFADSAGNSFPQTSAILTSKNVKASPLVSPSKVDLKPSSLDLRPPPPPYAPRSLVSSLPTSVNSSVLNIRVHRPKGVLTEKEARARLRNDDAVKVYGMYVHQRINNHVFMEPCMSLCASDEEGTSEEEMDDELLPFQRDWKVLSDDEEDNEFEEDGELPSDLRMVKLGVMRARYRRHCTQTKHATRINTKTMMSHKKFTLALLRLAKERPSTAAHTLAAICTKPLQWPQERKRLRKAVWRKVCQYKDGADQQCTVMCLPYTNHCRKHVMYNVDQQLFQFCTAKNSDNTQCCMPVIDIRHDFSLCFPHGLQAEHQLKEEAAEAKKRPRKKTKPPALTRPPRKGKKKKGKNARPQKPMPPDKPTGDISMPETEHMELTPATPLSQPDSSTPSAPPTTQPHRPVPLPPVAASICVGVAKEKSTHPSTSGGRGPKDNKHLEHALGAFDLDDTLSPDFDKPFELPLEQASRLLEDQDFENFPDDAFNDIFSMADKNGEPDALAKENEKLERQLALVTDNVLKTKDTLEKLLAGEISMEDLPEHETKQLAEAISLLPSISGEGVQSDHIPPTSTAPALDPYSSIPRHQPLPTMALQQPQTPLTDFGPLVTVAGQPPVSLASFLQAGVSTTVNGMTVGGAGQHNSVVYNPGSLSAGFVTTSALHHHPGTLSSGGQVFHEGCLPQGYHMVQAAGQGQGQLAAFQGLQGLPSGALLLSGAGGELTLAQQQAFLASRLASQQQARAAATAASSHQVVRSQIEVVGGGGIQAPNAAPPRPSTTVSSLPPRTAVLATSRTQAGPSVVTVQPHQGPSSSGLASQLQAQPVLAAQLAGGVHPKWAAAAGNAGSYHVNGFPATRLSFTNAVSIAHTTAAKTSAQQAKFNALHVNNVSLAGSGNATVSLSKLVKREHMAGATALLANQSPSSPATGLKQDPRMAVLTQQHSRTGGSVGSPGYVPVHSPSPTHSPQGLNQALPPFPAALPAYQSTGTGS; encoded by the exons CCTTCGGAGATCGACTAAAGTCCAAAAAACTGAGCATGTCCAAAACGGCAAACTCCCCCCTGTTGGGTAAAGTGCTTAACCCAGTGGATGACCCTGATGACCCCTACGCCTTTCACGATGCTATCCCCGAGGGGTCGCCAGTGTCGAGTTCCCAGATGGGCGGGATGAGTGGAGGTCTTGCGGACATGGCGTCCAGGTCTCCCTACCCCCAGTCCCTGCCCTCCCCCTCGCAGTCCCGCACACCAGGGGACatgatggggggaggggggttgtccAAAGCCAAGCTGTACCCAGAGCTGGCAGAAAAACTGGAAAAGGTGCGCATGACCCAAGAGACCAAGCCCACCAAGTCTCGTGCCCGAATCTCTCGTACCATGAACAAACTGCAGACAAAAATCGCCCAGAACAAAATCAAGGACAAACTGCGCAAGTCGCAGGAGTCGAGTCAGGCTGAGTTTAGCCCCAGTCAGGTGGCCAGTCCTGAGCGCATGGCGTTGAACGCAGCCACCGCTGCTTTGCTGCATTCAGGGATTGTGGGCTCTGACTTTGGAGCTGTTGCAGGTTCTGACGCCAATTCCATCGGCTTGAGTCCCAGCCATCTGCATCCTTTGACGTTACCAGGTCTGGGTTTACCTGGGATTGACGGTGGCAGTGGTAGAGGGGTGGGGGCGACTGGTTTGCCAGGCGCAGGGTCCCGTCTGTTGGGGATGGAGCGGTTGGCTGCGGAGAGTTTACCTCCACAGCTCTTGTCTTCTCTGCACCTCCTTCCCCCTCCTTACCCGGGGCCCCCTTTGCAGAGGGAGCAGCATTTCTCCCCCACACACGGACAGGTGGTAGGCCCGGGTCACAGCCCGATAGACAAGCCTCCTGTTACCACCACCCTGCCTTCCCACACCCCCGTCAGCCCTTTCTTGTCCTTCTCACAAGCGTCCTCGGTCTCCGCGCCTGTGGTCAGTCCTGCCCAGTCTCAGCCTCAACATGTACGGCAGCAGCGACCACTACCACACCCTCGTCAGCAACCATCACAGCAGCAGCCATCACATCAACCACAAGCCTCGCAGGCCGCTGTCTTCGCTGGTTTGCCCAAAGAATTATGGTCTTCTCCTCACCACCTGTCTGTGTTAAATCAAAGTCTGCCTGGCAGGCAAtcgtttgctgacagtgctggTAATTCGTTTCCGCAGACTTCTGCCATACTGACATCAAAGAATGTGAAAGCTAGCCCGCTTGTGTCACCCTCCAAAGTggacttgaaaccatcatcacTTGATCTGcggcctcctcctcctccctatGCTCCTCGCTCACTTGTTAGCTCTCTACCTACCTCAGTCAACAGTTCAGTATTGAACATTCGTGTGCATAGGCCCAAAGGTGTGCTGACAGAGAAAGAGGCTCGTGCTCGTCTACGAAATGATGACGCTGTGAAAGTTTATGGGATGTATGTTCACCAGAGGATCAACAACCACGTGTTCATGGAGCCATGTATGA GTTTGTGTGCGTCTGATGAAGAGGGAACATCGGAAGAAGAGATGGATGACGAGCTCCTGCCTTTTCAGAGAGACTGGAAGGTCCTCTCGGATGACGAAGAAGATAATGAATTCGAAGA GGACGGAGAGTTGCCGTCAGACCTGCGCATGGTGAAACTGGGAGTGATGAGAGCCAGGTACCGGCGACACTGCACGCAGACCAAGCACGCCACGCGGATCAACACAAAAACCATGATGTCACACAAGAAGTTCACACTGGCACTCCTCAGGCTGGCCAAGGAAAGACCGTCAACTGCAGCCCATACGCTGGCGGCTATCTGTACCAAACCTCTCCAGTGGCCTCAAGAAAG GAAACGACTGCGGAAGGCGGTGTGGCGGAAGGTGTGTCAGTACAAGGACGGTGCGGATCAACAGTGCACCGTCATGTGTCTGCCGTACACAAACCACTGTCGGAAGC ATGTGATGTACAATGTCGACCAACAGCTGTTCCAGTTCTGTACGGCCAAGAACTCGGACAACACTCAGTGCTGTATGCCCGTCATCGACATCAGGCACGACTTCTCTCTCTGCTTCCCTCACGGTTTGCAGGCC GAACATCAGCTGAAGGAGGAAGCCGCAGAAGCGAAGAAGCGACCCCGTAAGAAGACCAAGCCACCTGCTCTGACGAGACCGCCTCGCAaagggaagaaaaagaagggaaaGAACGCCCGCCCACAGAAACCGATGCCACCGGACAAACCAACAGGAGATATCA GTATGCCGGAAACAGAGCACATGGAGCTCACCCCCGCTACACCCCTGTCTCAACCAGACAGCTCCACCCCCAGTgctccccccaccacccagccCCACCGCCCTGTCCCTCTACCCCCAGTGGCAGCTTCCATTTGTGTGGGTGTTGCCAAGGAAAAGTCTACCCATCCCTCCACCTCAGGGGGGAGGGGGCCCAAGGACAACAAGCACCTGGAACACGCGCTGGGAGCTTTTGATCTGGATGACACCCTGTCACCTG ACTTTGACAAGCCGTTTGAACTTCCCCTGGAGCAAGCGTCACGTCTGCTGGAAGATCAGGACTTTGAGAACTTCCCAGATGATGCTTTCAACGACATATTCT CGATGGCGGACAAGAACGGTGAGCCTGACGCGCTGGCCAAGGAGAACGAGAAGCTAGAGCGACAGCTGGCCCTGGTGACCGACAACGTGCTCAAGACCAAAGACACGCTCGAGAAGCTGCTGGCAGGGGAGATCAGCATGGAGGACCTGCCCGAACACGAGACCAAGCAGCTCGCCGAGGCCATCTCACTCCTGCCAA GTATCTCCGGGGAAGGTGTACAGTCGGACCACATCCCCCCGACATCCACTGCTCCTGCCCTGGACCCCTACAGCAGCATCCCTCGCCACCAGCCTCTCCCCACCATGGCCCTGCAGCAACCACAGACCCCCCTCACAGACTTTGGCCCTCTGGTCACTGTCGCCGGTCAACCGCCGGTGTCACTGGCGTCCTTTCTCCAGGCGGGCGTGTCGACGACGGTCAACGGGATGACAGTGGGGGGTGCGGGGCAGCACAACTCGGTGGTGTACAACCCGGGGTCGCTGTCTGCAGGCTTCGTCACCACCTCCGctctccaccaccaccccgGGACCCTTTCCTCTGGGGGGCAGGTGTTCCATGAAGGCTGCTTGCCCCAAGGTTATCACATGGTGCAAGCTGCCGGCCAGGGTCAAGGTCAGCTGGCAGCGTTTCAAGGCCTGCAGGGACTTCCGTCAGGTGCCTTGTTGCTGAGCGGAGCGGGCGGGGAGCTGACCTTGGCACAGCAGCAAGCGTTCCTAGCCAGTCGTCTGGCCAGTCAGCAGCAAGCCAGGGCGGCCGCCACTGCCGCCTCCTCTCATCAGGTGGTCAGATCACAGATAgaggtggtggggggaggggggatacaAGCCCCCAACGCTGCCCCCCCTCGCCCATCCACCACAGTCAGCAGTCTGCCCCCCCGCACAGCCGTCCTTGCTACTTCGCGCACCCAGGCGGGGCCCAGTGTAGTGACGGTGCAACCCCACCAGGGCCCCAGCTCCTCTGGTCTCGCCTCACAACTCCAGGCACAGCCTGTGCTAGCTGCCCAGCTAGCCGGTGGGGTGCACCCAAAGTGGGCAGCAGCGGCGGGGAACGCAGGCAGCTATCACGTCAACGGATTCCCTGCTACGCGGCTGTCCTTCACAAACGCTGTGTCAATAGCGCACACGACAGCGGCCAAGACTTCAGCTCAGCAGGCCAAGTTCAACGCTCTCCACGTCAACAACGTGTCACTGGCAGGGAGCGGCAACGCCACGGTGTCTCTGTCAAAATTGGTCAAACGCGAACACATGGCTGGGGCCACCGCCCTCCTTGCCAACCAGTCGCCGTCGTCCCCGGCAACGGGGCTGAAACAGGACCCTCGCATGGCGGTGCTGACGCAGCAACATTCCAGGACTGGGGGGAGCGTGGGTTCCCCTGGATACGTGCCTGttcactccccctcccccactcacaGCCCGCAAGGACTCAACCAGGCGCTGCCTCCCTTCCCGGCCGCCCTGCCCGCCTATCAGAGCACTGGCACAGGGTCCTAG